One Gelria sp. Kuro-4 DNA segment encodes these proteins:
- a CDS encoding PQQ-binding-like beta-propeller repeat protein, translated as MGGRLKPGRWDRLARWVPLLVLLLAGLVAQVLLHGPAARLGLARRLLLPFVLLAAAALWPGLLHPPEPEKDTGNRRILALLLSLITVPLVLLAVPLWYGHGCWAPDLYSFLLYLAAGEVLVFLVPWGRRLLGRWPAEQRGSAAMAFFSAFLLAGLSAWLASLPVRKPIPSAGDVPAPAWRVTPWQATWAAWAPLPWSRADYAPADPAVEAGRVVFLDLPGRVDVLQAEDGGRLATFALPAPQRLLPGDTARGCWERPLGAAGHFLLRRRGGSELKLLDPAEGTLRHLPGEAALAAAPAPDGFYILRPQALERLSADGDLLWSCSPDFPPVQPGPMEPPWLEVNPFLQESFSSRLVPGPRRVFCLSSEGLYAVDGATGRLLWQKEASGRCSGMAVAPDHSMVYIAEVEQAGPRLRAFRADGGTAWQRTLPQNCRALSWAAGPGGLLVALRAPEAAPAEFIGDDGAVRYTLPLPASEPFTLQYLDGLFLVACGSGVRAHRASDGALLWETGQEKEPGAAGHFRYYETFLSWRGAILIPHGPGLAAYDRRTGERRWFYTPPGGLLGLTADADRLYLTSHRGLFALEE; from the coding sequence ATGGGCGGACGGCTTAAGCCCGGAAGGTGGGACCGGCTCGCCCGCTGGGTGCCGCTTCTGGTGTTGCTGCTGGCGGGCTTGGTTGCCCAGGTGCTGCTGCACGGGCCGGCGGCGCGCCTGGGGCTGGCGCGCCGGCTGCTCCTGCCCTTTGTGCTCCTGGCAGCTGCCGCTCTGTGGCCAGGTCTGCTGCACCCGCCGGAGCCGGAGAAGGACACAGGCAACAGGAGGATCCTGGCCCTTCTCCTTTCTCTCATCACCGTACCGCTGGTGCTCCTGGCAGTGCCCCTCTGGTACGGTCACGGCTGCTGGGCGCCGGACCTTTACTCCTTTCTCCTTTACCTGGCCGCGGGGGAAGTGCTTGTTTTCCTGGTGCCTTGGGGCCGGCGCCTCCTGGGGAGGTGGCCGGCAGAGCAGCGCGGGTCGGCCGCCATGGCCTTTTTCTCGGCTTTTCTCCTGGCCGGGCTCAGCGCCTGGCTGGCTTCTCTGCCGGTCAGAAAACCCATCCCGTCTGCCGGGGACGTACCGGCCCCGGCCTGGCGCGTCACCCCTTGGCAGGCCACCTGGGCCGCCTGGGCGCCGCTCCCCTGGAGCCGGGCCGATTACGCTCCGGCCGATCCGGCCGTAGAAGCCGGGCGCGTGGTCTTCCTGGACCTGCCCGGCCGGGTGGATGTGCTGCAGGCTGAGGACGGCGGCCGCCTGGCCACCTTTGCCCTTCCCGCACCGCAGCGGCTCCTGCCCGGAGATACGGCCCGGGGCTGCTGGGAAAGGCCCCTGGGTGCGGCCGGGCATTTCCTCCTCAGGCGCCGGGGCGGCAGCGAGCTGAAGCTCCTCGACCCGGCCGAAGGGACGCTACGGCACCTGCCCGGCGAGGCCGCGCTCGCGGCCGCACCCGCGCCGGACGGTTTCTACATCTTGCGCCCCCAAGCCCTGGAACGGCTCAGTGCAGACGGGGACCTCCTCTGGTCATGCTCCCCCGACTTCCCGCCGGTACAGCCCGGCCCGATGGAGCCGCCGTGGCTGGAGGTCAACCCGTTCCTCCAGGAGAGCTTTTCCTCCCGGCTCGTGCCGGGCCCAAGGCGGGTTTTCTGCCTGAGCTCTGAGGGGCTCTATGCTGTCGACGGCGCCACGGGCAGGCTCCTTTGGCAAAAGGAAGCGTCGGGGCGCTGCTCCGGGATGGCGGTCGCCCCGGACCACAGCATGGTCTACATCGCCGAGGTGGAGCAAGCCGGCCCCCGGCTGCGGGCCTTTCGTGCCGACGGCGGGACGGCCTGGCAGCGCACCTTACCCCAGAACTGCCGCGCCCTCAGCTGGGCGGCCGGCCCGGGCGGGCTCCTCGTAGCGCTGCGCGCGCCTGAGGCGGCGCCGGCAGAGTTCATCGGCGACGACGGCGCCGTGCGGTACACCTTGCCCCTTCCCGCTTCCGAGCCGTTTACGCTGCAGTACCTGGACGGTCTCTTCCTCGTCGCCTGCGGAAGCGGCGTGCGCGCCCATCGCGCCTCGGACGGCGCCCTGCTCTGGGAAACAGGGCAAGAAAAAGAACCCGGCGCCGCGGGTCACTTTCGCTACTATGAAACTTTTCTCTCCTGGCGCGGGGCCATCCTCATCCCGCACGGCCCCGGCCTGGCCGCCTACGACCGGCGCACCGGAGAGCGCCGCTGGTTCTACACCCCGCCCGGCGGTCTCCTCGGCCTCACCGCCGACGCCGACCGTCTATACCTGACCTCCCACCGCGGGCTGTTCGCGCTTGAAGAATAG
- a CDS encoding DUF433 domain-containing protein yields MPEIYPGIVVDEGLKGGKPVIKGTRVPVEIVLAKVAGGATFEEVMREYDLQREDLLAAFRCAASV; encoded by the coding sequence ATGCCGGAGATTTACCCTGGAATTGTGGTCGATGAGGGGCTCAAGGGCGGCAAACCGGTCATCAAGGGGACTCGTGTGCCGGTGGAAATCGTGCTGGCCAAGGTAGCCGGCGGCGCGACCTTTGAAGAAGTCATGCGCGAGTATGATTTGCAGCGCGAAGATCTTCTGGCTGCTTTTCGCTGCGCTGCGAGCGTGTGA
- a CDS encoding glutaredoxin family protein, protein MVKEFLSQNNVAYQEKNVAVDRAARQEMLGLTGRSAVPTVKIGDEVIVGFDKARISELLGL, encoded by the coding sequence TTGGTGAAAGAGTTTCTTTCCCAAAACAACGTTGCCTACCAGGAAAAGAACGTGGCTGTGGACCGCGCCGCCCGCCAGGAGATGCTGGGCCTCACCGGGCGCTCGGCGGTGCCTACGGTGAAAATCGGCGACGAAGTGATCGTGGGCTTTGACAAGGCCCGCATCTCCGAGCTTCTGGGACTTTAG
- the uvrB gene encoding excinuclease ABC subunit UvrB: MKECFHLVSEFRPRGDQPKAIRELAAGVERGHKYQTLLGVTGSGKTFTMAGVIEAVQKPTLVIAHNKTLAAQLCGEFREFFPENAVEYFVSYYDYYQPEAYIPQTDTYIEKDASINEEIDKLRHAATSAVLERRDVIVVASVSCIYGLGSPEEYREQVLSLRKGAARDRDEVLRRLVDMQYGRNDLELTRGKFRVRGDVVEIFPAGSTQRGIRVEFFGDEIDSLLEFDTLTGEIIGERSHVAIYPASHYVTSAATRRRAIAGIEAELAERLAELRAQGKAFEAHRLEQRTRYDLEMLAEVGYCQGIENYSRHLTGRAPGEPPYTLLDYFPDDYLVLIDESHMTLPQLHAMYAGDRSRKDSLVEHGFRLPSAYDNRPLTFDEFIERVPQVVFTSATPGPFELKVSSQVVEQVVRPTGLVDPEIEVRPTKGQIDDLLGEIRQRAAKNQRVLVTTLTKRMAEDLTDYFTEMGVRVRYLHSDIGTIERMEIIRDLRLGEFDVLVGINLLREGLDLPEVSLVAILDADKEGFLRSERSLIQTIGRAARNVEGRVLMYADTVTDSMRRAIDETNRRRRVQMAYNERHGITPQTVHKAVRDVIEATKAAEKPEEYLPEAKKVSAMSRAELRAWVRDLEERMHAAARRLAFEEAAELRDLLLEAKLLLEGDTAPAKKMSSRAQKEKNSCTTAGRLDKIEAKAKRRKRA; encoded by the coding sequence ATGAAGGAATGCTTTCACCTGGTTTCCGAGTTCAGGCCGCGGGGCGACCAGCCCAAGGCCATCCGCGAGCTGGCCGCCGGCGTCGAGCGCGGCCATAAATACCAGACGCTGCTCGGGGTGACCGGCTCGGGCAAGACCTTCACCATGGCCGGCGTGATCGAGGCCGTGCAGAAGCCCACTTTGGTGATCGCCCACAACAAGACCCTGGCGGCCCAGCTCTGCGGCGAGTTCCGCGAGTTCTTCCCGGAAAACGCCGTGGAGTACTTCGTGAGCTACTACGACTACTACCAGCCCGAGGCCTACATCCCGCAGACGGATACGTACATCGAAAAAGACGCCTCCATCAACGAGGAGATCGACAAGCTGCGCCACGCCGCCACCAGCGCCGTCCTGGAGCGGCGGGACGTCATCGTGGTGGCCAGCGTCTCCTGCATCTACGGCCTGGGCTCGCCGGAGGAGTACCGGGAACAGGTGCTTTCGCTCCGCAAGGGTGCGGCGCGCGACCGCGACGAGGTGCTGCGCCGCCTCGTCGACATGCAGTACGGCCGCAACGACCTGGAGCTTACGCGCGGGAAGTTCCGCGTGCGCGGCGACGTGGTGGAGATCTTTCCTGCCGGGTCCACCCAGCGCGGCATCCGGGTGGAGTTCTTCGGCGACGAGATCGACTCGCTCCTCGAGTTCGACACCCTTACCGGCGAGATCATCGGCGAGCGCAGCCACGTGGCCATCTATCCGGCCAGCCACTACGTCACCTCGGCGGCGACGCGGCGGCGCGCCATCGCCGGCATCGAGGCGGAACTGGCGGAGCGCCTGGCCGAGCTCCGGGCGCAGGGCAAGGCCTTTGAGGCCCACCGGCTGGAGCAGCGCACCCGCTACGACCTGGAGATGCTGGCCGAGGTGGGCTACTGCCAGGGAATCGAGAACTACTCCCGCCACCTCACCGGGCGGGCGCCGGGCGAGCCGCCCTACACGCTGCTCGACTACTTCCCGGACGACTACCTGGTGCTTATCGACGAGTCGCACATGACCCTGCCCCAGCTCCACGCCATGTACGCCGGGGACCGGTCGCGCAAGGACAGCCTGGTGGAGCACGGCTTCCGCCTGCCCTCCGCTTACGACAACCGGCCCCTTACCTTTGACGAGTTCATTGAGCGCGTCCCGCAGGTGGTCTTTACCTCAGCCACCCCGGGGCCGTTTGAACTGAAGGTGAGCAGCCAGGTGGTGGAGCAGGTGGTGCGGCCCACCGGCCTGGTGGATCCGGAGATCGAGGTGCGGCCTACCAAAGGGCAGATCGACGACCTCCTGGGCGAGATCCGGCAGCGCGCCGCCAAAAACCAGCGCGTGCTCGTCACCACCCTCACCAAGCGCATGGCCGAGGACCTTACCGATTACTTCACGGAGATGGGTGTGCGCGTGCGTTACCTGCACTCCGACATCGGCACCATCGAGCGCATGGAGATCATCCGCGACCTGCGCCTGGGCGAGTTCGACGTGCTGGTGGGGATCAACCTGCTGCGCGAGGGCCTGGACCTGCCCGAGGTGTCGCTGGTGGCCATCCTGGATGCGGATAAGGAAGGGTTCCTGCGCTCGGAGCGCTCGCTCATCCAGACCATCGGCCGGGCGGCGCGCAACGTGGAGGGGCGGGTGCTGATGTACGCCGACACCGTCACCGACTCCATGCGCCGGGCCATCGACGAGACGAACCGGCGGCGCCGGGTGCAGATGGCGTACAACGAGCGGCACGGCATTACGCCGCAGACGGTGCACAAGGCGGTGCGCGACGTGATCGAGGCCACCAAGGCGGCGGAAAAGCCGGAGGAGTACCTGCCGGAGGCCAAGAAGGTCAGCGCCATGAGCCGGGCCGAGCTCCGGGCCTGGGTGCGGGACCTGGAGGAACGCATGCACGCTGCGGCGCGGCGACTGGCTTTCGAAGAGGCGGCCGAGCTGCGTGACCTGCTCCTGGAAGCCAAGCTGCTGCTGGAGGGCGATACAGCGCCGGCGAAAAAAATGAGTAGCCGGGCCCAAAAGGAAAAAAATAGCTGTACAACGGCGGGCCGTCTGGATAAAATAGAAGCAAAGGCAAAAAGGAGGAAGCGCGCATGA
- a CDS encoding MATE family efflux transporter gives MAKAAQGSRPSELSRRIWYLAWPAILEMGLHLLVEVVDTAMVGRLGARELAAVALGGRVVFSVIFVFAAVGTGAAALVARAVGAADREEAQRTAAQAVTLAFLLGLIMAVGGRVLAGPLFRLTQAEPAVQRLAREYLGIVILSSVLMLPLFVVNALLRSAGDTRTPLILAAFTNSLNIAGDYVLIFGGGPFPALGVRGAAVATAGAQLAGALAALALVFSGRGAIQVRPARLLTWDAPRVRRILRLGTPAALEELTYTVSSLALLFLVSRLGTVSLAAHQVALTVEGLSFMPGWGFAIAAGTLSGQYLGARDPEVAFQSGWLTARYCLRVMGSMGLVFFLAPRFLAGLFTAEPGVAALAAACIRIGALEQVPIAFEMVLSGSLRGAGDTRFPFLVSAFGNWVFRLPLVYLITVVWVLPVWSVWVITVLDWLIRAGLLFTRYRGRRWMAARV, from the coding sequence GTGGCGAAAGCAGCGCAAGGGAGCCGGCCCAGTGAGCTGAGCCGGCGCATTTGGTACCTGGCCTGGCCGGCCATCCTGGAGATGGGCCTCCACCTGCTGGTGGAGGTGGTGGATACCGCCATGGTGGGCCGGCTGGGGGCGCGGGAGCTGGCGGCGGTGGCCTTGGGCGGCCGCGTGGTGTTTTCCGTCATCTTCGTGTTCGCGGCCGTAGGCACCGGGGCGGCCGCCCTGGTGGCGCGCGCCGTGGGGGCCGCGGACCGTGAAGAGGCGCAGCGCACGGCTGCCCAGGCCGTCACGCTGGCCTTTCTCCTCGGACTCATCATGGCGGTTGGCGGCCGCGTCCTGGCCGGCCCGCTCTTCCGCCTTACCCAGGCCGAGCCTGCGGTGCAGCGCCTGGCCCGGGAGTACTTGGGGATCGTCATCTTGAGCAGCGTGCTCATGCTGCCCCTTTTTGTGGTAAACGCCCTCCTGCGCAGTGCCGGCGACACGCGCACGCCGCTTATCCTGGCGGCCTTCACCAACAGCCTGAACATCGCCGGCGACTACGTGTTGATCTTCGGCGGGGGGCCTTTCCCCGCCCTCGGGGTGCGCGGCGCCGCCGTGGCCACCGCCGGGGCGCAGCTGGCGGGGGCGCTGGCCGCCCTGGCCCTGGTGTTCTCGGGGCGAGGAGCCATCCAGGTCCGGCCGGCGCGGCTCTTGACCTGGGACGCGCCGCGGGTGCGGCGCATCCTGCGCCTGGGCACGCCGGCCGCCCTGGAGGAGCTCACCTATACCGTGAGCAGCCTGGCGCTCCTTTTTCTGGTCAGCCGGCTGGGGACGGTCTCCCTGGCGGCGCACCAGGTGGCGCTCACGGTGGAAGGGCTGTCGTTCATGCCCGGCTGGGGGTTTGCCATTGCGGCCGGCACCCTGAGCGGCCAGTACCTGGGGGCACGGGACCCGGAGGTGGCCTTCCAGAGCGGCTGGCTCACTGCCCGCTACTGCCTGCGCGTCATGGGGAGCATGGGCCTTGTCTTCTTCCTGGCACCACGATTCCTCGCCGGCCTGTTCACCGCTGAGCCCGGCGTTGCGGCCCTGGCCGCCGCCTGCATTCGCATCGGGGCGCTGGAGCAGGTGCCCATCGCCTTTGAGATGGTGCTCTCCGGCTCCCTGCGCGGGGCCGGCGACACGCGTTTTCCCTTCCTGGTTTCTGCGTTCGGCAACTGGGTTTTCCGCCTGCCGCTGGTGTACCTGATAACGGTGGTATGGGTGCTCCCGGTATGGTCGGTGTGGGTGATCACCGTGCTCGACTGGCTCATCCGCGCCGGCCTGCTTTTCACCCGCTACCGCGGCCGCCGCTGGATGGCGGCACGGGTGTAG
- a CDS encoding trypsin-like peptidase domain-containing protein — translation MGGLWQRLAHNRIYVLVALIALLAGATLMAGGVAAYSYYLATNAGYSTQAQAAPLPSAAPAAVPALPGVGANSIADMVNRVGPAVVMINTTVVEKTSGIDPFLNDPFFRQFFGNRLPLPQERQSHGIGSGFITSADGYILTNEHVVDGAQDVEVTVAGYDKPFPAKVVGTDKELDLAILKINAPKPLPTVPLGNSDQTRVGEWVVAIGNPYGLDHTVTVGVVSAKGRPVPVQDRIYKNLLQTDAAINPGNSGGPLLNLKGEVIGINTAVNAQGQGLGFAIPINTAKDVMEQLRTQGKVVRPWLGVSILDVTADLQQYFKLPDRKGAIVGEVMNGSPAEKAGLQVGDVIRKVDNQPIDNAQALVDAIAKKKIGQSVGLEIYRGGRTLFRLVTIAEKP, via the coding sequence ATGGGTGGGCTCTGGCAAAGGCTCGCACATAATAGGATTTACGTTTTGGTGGCCCTGATCGCGCTGCTGGCGGGGGCGACTCTGATGGCCGGTGGGGTGGCGGCGTACAGTTACTACCTGGCCACAAACGCCGGTTACAGTACCCAGGCGCAGGCGGCACCGCTGCCGAGCGCCGCCCCGGCAGCCGTACCGGCCCTGCCGGGAGTAGGTGCGAACAGCATCGCCGACATGGTGAACCGCGTGGGGCCGGCGGTGGTGATGATCAACACCACGGTAGTGGAAAAGACATCGGGAATAGATCCCTTCCTTAACGACCCCTTCTTCCGCCAGTTCTTCGGCAACCGGTTGCCGCTGCCCCAGGAGCGGCAGAGCCACGGCATCGGGAGCGGCTTCATCACCAGCGCGGACGGTTACATCCTCACCAACGAACACGTGGTGGACGGTGCGCAGGACGTTGAAGTGACGGTGGCGGGCTACGATAAACCTTTCCCGGCCAAGGTGGTGGGCACGGACAAAGAGCTGGACCTGGCCATTCTCAAGATCAACGCCCCGAAGCCGCTGCCGACGGTGCCGCTGGGCAACTCCGATCAGACGCGGGTGGGCGAGTGGGTGGTGGCCATCGGTAACCCCTACGGGTTGGACCACACGGTGACGGTGGGTGTAGTGAGCGCCAAGGGGCGCCCGGTGCCGGTGCAGGACCGCATTTACAAGAACCTGCTGCAGACCGATGCCGCCATCAACCCGGGCAACAGCGGCGGCCCGCTCCTTAACCTAAAGGGTGAGGTCATCGGCATCAACACGGCGGTGAATGCCCAGGGGCAGGGCCTCGGTTTCGCCATCCCCATAAACACGGCCAAGGACGTTATGGAGCAGCTGCGCACCCAAGGCAAAGTGGTACGCCCCTGGCTGGGGGTCTCAATCCTGGACGTGACGGCCGACCTGCAGCAGTACTTCAAGCTGCCCGACCGCAAAGGCGCCATCGTAGGCGAAGTGATGAACGGCAGCCCGGCGGAGAAGGCCGGCCTTCAGGTGGGTGACGTGATCCGCAAGGTGGATAACCAGCCGATCGACAATGCCCAGGCGCTGGTGGATGCCATCGCTAAGAAGAAGATCGGCCAGAGCGTAGGCCTTGAGATCTACCGCGGCGGCCGTACCCTCTTCCGGTTGGTGACGATTGCCGAGAAACCTTAA
- a CDS encoding TRAP transporter permease has product MAQYDKESDYRRLQGPAARVVAAVAIAFSVFQLYTAVFGVLDAHLQRSIHLSFAMALVFLLYPSRKNWSRTQLHWFDVLLAMAAAATPLYIVAFYQDLVLRAGRVTPTDLLIGALGVFLILEAARRVVGWPIVIVASAFLVYAFLGPMMPGILAHKGLTLGQLVDHLYFTTEGVFGIPLGVSSTFIFLFILFGAYLEKTGMGRFFIDLANALAGWASGGPAKVAVLSSGLMGTISGSSVANVAGTGSFTIPMMKSLGYRPEFAGAVEAAASTGGQLMPPIMGAAAFLMAEFIGIPYIQVVKAAVIPAVLYFTGIWIGVHLEAQKLGLKGIPREQLPRIGRLLLERGHLAIPLIAIIYLLVSGRTPMRAALWAILLAILASLLRRSTRISLRDVIDGLEQGARSALGVVIACATAGVIIGVVTKTGLGLKLATALVDLAHGALLPTLFFTMISSLILGMGVPTTANYVITSTIAAPALIRIGVPVIAAHMFVFYFGIIADVTPPVALAAYAGSGIAKSNPMQTGVNASKLAIAAFLIPYIFVTSPALLLVNATLPLVVRMIATSLIGMVGVGAAVNGFLVTTANPVERLLFFVGGLLLIQPAVQTDIIGIALLVAACLSQRVRLARKRAEGVRMQ; this is encoded by the coding sequence ATGGCGCAGTACGACAAAGAGTCGGACTACCGCCGCCTGCAGGGTCCGGCGGCCCGGGTGGTGGCAGCTGTTGCCATTGCTTTTTCCGTTTTTCAACTGTATACGGCCGTCTTCGGTGTTCTGGACGCTCACCTGCAGCGTTCCATCCACCTTTCCTTCGCCATGGCCCTGGTGTTTCTCCTCTATCCGAGCCGCAAGAACTGGTCGCGCACGCAGCTGCACTGGTTTGACGTCCTGCTGGCGATGGCGGCGGCCGCGACACCGCTTTACATCGTGGCCTTTTATCAGGACTTGGTCCTCAGGGCCGGGCGGGTGACGCCGACGGATCTGCTCATCGGCGCCCTGGGAGTGTTTTTGATCCTGGAAGCGGCACGGCGCGTGGTGGGCTGGCCTATCGTGATCGTGGCCAGCGCTTTCCTGGTGTACGCCTTCCTCGGCCCCATGATGCCGGGCATTCTCGCCCACAAGGGGCTTACCCTAGGGCAACTGGTGGACCACCTCTATTTCACCACCGAAGGCGTGTTCGGCATCCCGCTGGGTGTATCCTCCACCTTCATCTTTCTCTTCATCCTCTTTGGCGCCTACCTGGAGAAAACCGGGATGGGCAGGTTCTTCATCGACCTGGCCAACGCTTTGGCCGGCTGGGCCAGCGGCGGCCCGGCCAAGGTGGCCGTGCTTTCCAGCGGGCTCATGGGTACCATTTCCGGGAGTTCAGTGGCCAACGTGGCCGGAACGGGCAGCTTTACCATCCCCATGATGAAGAGCCTGGGGTACCGGCCGGAGTTTGCCGGTGCCGTGGAGGCGGCGGCCTCCACCGGCGGGCAGCTGATGCCGCCGATTATGGGTGCAGCCGCGTTTCTCATGGCAGAATTCATCGGTATCCCCTACATTCAGGTGGTGAAAGCGGCGGTAATCCCTGCCGTTCTTTACTTTACCGGCATCTGGATCGGCGTCCACCTGGAGGCACAAAAACTGGGGCTTAAGGGTATCCCGCGGGAGCAATTGCCGCGCATCGGCCGGCTTTTGCTGGAAAGGGGCCACCTGGCCATTCCCCTGATTGCCATCATTTATCTTCTGGTGTCGGGCCGCACGCCGATGCGGGCGGCGCTCTGGGCGATTCTCCTGGCGATCCTTGCTTCGCTCCTCAGGCGCTCCACGCGGATCTCGCTGCGGGATGTCATCGACGGGCTGGAACAGGGTGCCCGCAGCGCCCTAGGGGTGGTGATTGCCTGTGCGACGGCCGGCGTTATCATCGGCGTGGTAACCAAGACCGGGCTCGGCCTTAAGCTGGCCACGGCCCTGGTGGACCTGGCCCACGGCGCCCTCCTGCCCACGCTGTTTTTCACCATGATCTCCTCGCTGATTCTAGGCATGGGGGTACCTACCACCGCCAACTACGTGATCACGTCCACGATTGCGGCCCCGGCGCTCATCCGCATCGGGGTGCCGGTGATTGCGGCGCACATGTTCGTTTTCTACTTTGGCATTATCGCCGACGTTACGCCGCCGGTGGCCCTGGCCGCCTATGCCGGCTCGGGCATCGCCAAGAGCAACCCGATGCAAACAGGTGTGAACGCCTCTAAGCTGGCGATCGCCGCCTTCCTGATCCCGTACATTTTCGTCACCTCGCCGGCTTTACTGCTGGTGAACGCCACACTGCCCCTGGTGGTGAGGATGATAGCCACCTCGCTCATCGGCATGGTGGGGGTGGGAGCAGCTGTCAACGGATTTCTGGTCACGACAGCCAACCCGGTGGAACGCCTGCTCTTCTTTGTGGGCGGGCTGCTCCTCATCCAGCCGGCGGTGCAGACGGACATCATCGGCATCGCCCTGCTTGTGGCCGCCTGCCTGAGCCAGCGCGTGCGCCTGGCCCGGAAGCGGGCGGAGGGCGTCCGGATGCAGTAA
- a CDS encoding DUF1850 domain-containing protein, whose product MKKSRQRLLSSVAAGLALLALLNWRLPCLVVTGADGRPLLRFPLWPEKQFTLTYVHSVQKTPCYENIELGPDGDLVLTSTEYESLGVGLPFSAGEGKLVNRDGHFILTGLNRHFAEIDLRAVPVARQALIVRGHRFDLNNTFAPGTLIRLKVRPVTLFQIFREKLCKGED is encoded by the coding sequence ATGAAGAAGTCACGGCAGCGTTTGCTTTCGAGCGTGGCGGCGGGACTGGCTTTGCTGGCGCTCCTGAATTGGCGGCTACCTTGTCTGGTAGTCACGGGTGCGGACGGGCGGCCGCTTTTGCGTTTTCCTCTGTGGCCCGAAAAGCAGTTCACCCTGACCTACGTGCACTCGGTTCAGAAGACACCCTGCTACGAAAACATCGAACTGGGGCCGGACGGCGACCTGGTGCTGACGTCCACCGAGTACGAGTCGCTGGGGGTAGGGCTTCCTTTTTCAGCAGGGGAAGGGAAGCTGGTAAACAGGGATGGGCACTTCATCTTAACCGGTCTCAACCGGCACTTTGCCGAAATTGACCTGCGGGCCGTGCCCGTGGCCCGGCAGGCTCTTATCGTCCGCGGGCACCGTTTTGACCTGAACAATACGTTTGCTCCCGGTACCTTGATCCGCCTTAAGGTGAGGCCTGTCACGTTGTTCCAGATCTTCCGGGAGAAACTCTGCAAGGGGGAGGATTAG
- a CDS encoding TAXI family TRAP transporter solute-binding subunit, with amino-acid sequence MQRLVRKGFLVLAAALLAVTLVAGCSSQPAPAGEQKGGEPQPAAEKKFVNIATGGTAGTYYPLGGAIADILNKNVPGANASAQSTGASVANVNMLQDGSVEMAFIQNDIAYYAANGTEMFKDKKVEGLRGIATLYPETIQIVTLAKTGIKDVAGLKGKRVAVGAAGSGTEANARQILGAYGITYNDITVQYLSFAEAANNLKDGNVDAAFVTAGFPTAAIQDIAAQHDVVLLPVPEDVADKLIQQYPFYTKVTIPAGTYPKQDADVKAVAVRAMLAVTDKMDEQLAYDITKAIYTNLDRLQSAHAVGKLITKETAQDGMSVKLHPGAEKFFKE; translated from the coding sequence GTGCAAAGGTTAGTACGCAAAGGGTTCTTGGTTCTAGCAGCAGCGCTTCTGGCAGTAACCCTGGTGGCTGGGTGCAGCTCACAGCCGGCACCGGCGGGAGAGCAAAAAGGAGGCGAGCCGCAACCGGCTGCGGAAAAGAAGTTCGTCAACATCGCCACCGGCGGTACCGCGGGGACTTACTACCCGCTGGGCGGTGCCATTGCCGACATCCTGAATAAGAATGTTCCCGGGGCCAACGCCAGCGCCCAGAGCACCGGCGCTTCCGTGGCCAACGTGAACATGCTGCAGGACGGCAGCGTGGAGATGGCGTTTATCCAGAACGACATCGCTTACTATGCCGCCAACGGCACCGAGATGTTTAAGGACAAGAAGGTCGAGGGACTGCGGGGCATTGCCACCCTCTACCCAGAGACTATTCAGATTGTCACTCTGGCCAAGACGGGCATTAAAGATGTCGCCGGTCTCAAGGGCAAGAGGGTGGCCGTGGGGGCCGCCGGCAGCGGCACCGAGGCGAACGCCCGCCAGATCCTGGGGGCTTACGGCATTACGTACAATGACATTACGGTGCAGTATTTGTCCTTCGCCGAGGCGGCCAACAACCTGAAGGACGGCAACGTAGACGCGGCCTTCGTCACCGCCGGGTTCCCCACTGCGGCCATCCAGGACATTGCCGCCCAGCACGACGTGGTGCTGCTACCGGTGCCGGAAGACGTGGCCGACAAGCTGATTCAGCAGTATCCCTTCTACACCAAGGTGACCATCCCGGCGGGGACCTACCCGAAGCAGGATGCGGATGTCAAGGCCGTGGCCGTGCGGGCGATGCTGGCGGTAACCGACAAGATGGATGAGCAGCTGGCCTATGACATCACCAAAGCCATCTACACCAACCTGGACCGGCTGCAAAGTGCGCATGCCGTCGGCAAACTGATCACCAAAGAGACGGCCCAGGATGGTATGTCCGTTAAGCTTCACCCCGGTGCAGAGAAGTTCTTCAAGGAATAA